Within Tenebrio molitor chromosome 3, icTenMoli1.1, whole genome shotgun sequence, the genomic segment ttttgttgcagaGATCCGAAAACGTCGACTTATCTTTGAGCATACCGCAGACGAACTTCCAATCGAACGGCTACGACATGGGCGATCAGGTAAGAATGCAGAGGTACATGTGTGCGTATGCACACGTGCGGAAGTGGGACGGCCATCTTGAGTGCTGTTAGAGAGATATGAAAGTCACCTTGGTAATGGCCGTTGAACCGCGTCTCTCCGTCATATCAATCATAAGAGGCCGTTGCTGCAGCAACAACCAAATCGAATTTCCCCCCGCGATATTTAATAAGGAACGTGGAGAAGAAACAACAACTGGAGGAGAGGAAGCAAAAAAGCGGCGACGACAGCGTTCAGGCCTCTTTGTCTTGCCGTGCGGTCCTCCCGACTGGCGTCGACGGCGTCGGCCAAGAAGACCGCCAGCGCCGCGCCGCGGTGACCTACGGAACTAACTTTAATAGAGTCGAGCTGAATACCCGTTGGATGTAATTTATTTGGCAGGCAAGAAATATGGGCCATAACTTTGTatgaaaataaagaagaatTATATGAACATTATAAATCAGCTTTTGCTCATTTTTATTGGGCGTGCCGaatttattgtgttttttcGTTTCGGTAATTGTTTAAACGTCGCACGTCATTTTCCAGACGTTTCACACGCCGAGTTTCGGCGACGAAGACTTCGACATACCGGCGATCAACCCCcagcagcagcagcagcagcaaCAGCAAGGGCACACCGAACAGCAGCACTACCAGCAGCAGCCGATGCAAGGCATGCAGCAAATGAGCCAGCAGATGAACCAGCAGCAGGACGGGATGGGGATGCACGACCCCACGGGGGGCTACCAGCAGCCCTTGTACTTGTCAGGTCCCGACCACGGGATGGTCAATCCGTCCTACCACAGTCCACAGCCCAACTACTCGATGAGTCCCAGCCAGCAGCAGCACAACAACCAGCTGCTGATGATTCAGCAACAGCAGCAACACCAACAGATGATGATGAACCACGGACAGCCGCCCCCGGGCGCGATGAGCCAGTACGGCACCTCCCCCCAGCACCCCCAAGGCAGGGGGAACAGCCCACCGGCACCGCCCGGGCAGGAACCCACCACCAGCGAGGACAGCGACGACAGCACCCCGCACCCCGCCATGGTAAAAATGTAGTTCGCGAGTGTGGCGCCCCCTGCAGCCACAATTCAAATCTCGTTCCCAATTTTCTTCCAGCAAACTGAAGTGTACCCCGAGGTTAAGGAGTATTCTAacctacaaattttaaatacccCTCGGACAGAGATCTAGTGGTTTGGTCTACAAGTGGCGCCCCCACTTCGTCCATTTCGGCGCacaattttgacttttaattcgttttttttgacagatgacagcgATGAAACGACCGTCTCCCGAACCTGCGGACCAAACGTTAACGAAAACGCAGAAAAAGCCCAAAGtgcagaagaagaaaaagaagcgGGACCCGAATGAGCCCCAAAAGTGAGTAATGGCGGAGTTTAAATGAACAGCGCCATTATCCGAAACGTTAACAGAGCGATCCGTTCGCCATTTATCCGTCTCTAATTGACATTCATCATTTATTTGTTGTTCGATTAACGAAACCGCAGCGAATCCAGCACGTCATCAATCAACAAGTAGCCGCGTCGCCCTTGTGGATTTTTGGCCAAGACTTTGGCGGGAAAAACACGCAATCGGTCAATTCCGGCGATACAGCAATGTGCGAGGGGGTCAATTTTGAAACCCCGCTCGATTTGGCGAAAATTGCGCATTAGCCAACCGGAAAAATCACCTTTCCGGCGGCGGGGACCGCGGGGGGCGAATGAATAATGGAATTAAGAGGGAATTCTCTCGCTAAAAGGACCCTTTGATCAATCCGTAACTCAATTCCGGTCGATCTTCAcgaacaacaacaaattatccGCATTCCGGGGACCGCCGCGCGATAATCCCGGAAAGGAGGCGGTCGCCGCCCCGATCGCCCTGAACCCGTGCTGAGGTGGCAACAAATAAGAAATTTAATCCGACCGACTCCATAAAAATCCGCACTAAAACCTTGAGTTTCGCCCCGGAGTGCGACCCTCTCCGGGCGGGGGGCCCGATGTTTATCTTTATTTGTGCGACCcctagaaaaatgtttaaaattccGGAATTCAATCGGCGGGTCGCGCCCGGAAGTGGCACAAAGGGGCAGAACGTATCGATCCCGGTttgttcgtttttttttcattaattccGGCGATTTCCGGCAACGACGGCAACTTTGTGTGCGAGCGTTATTGATTTTCGCGGCCGCTATTAAATCGTATTAAAATGTTGAGAATGCCATTTACCCAGCTGCATAACAGAAAGGAAGACGTTATATGGCCCATAAAGCTAACATTCACGGTGCGCGAGAGTTGTAACGGCAGATTTATTGTTGCAATTTTACTTACTATGTAGTGGCGCGGTCCGATTCGGGGCCCCCATCCATGTATGATTAATTTTCGTTGGTGGTTTTGGACGATTTTATGACATGTCCCGtttattttctcatttttcagaCCCGTCTCGGCGTACGCCTTGTTCTTCCGTGATACCCAAGCGGCCATCAAGGGACAAAACCCGAACGCGAGCTTCGGCGAAGTCTCCAAAATCGTCGCCTCCATGTGGGACGCCCTCGACTCCGAACACAAAAACGTAAGTGTGTCCCGTCTGGAAGAAGTCGATATCGGGACCGATCTGGGAGGTGAATCGACGCACGGAATCTGTTTCTTCATTGACGTCGTTcgaatttgattaattcaagTCTGATCAGTTGCGAGTTGCAAATGGCGTCGAAATTCGAATGTCAATTTTTGATGCAACTTGACgaacaaaaatcaccagatcTGGTGACTTTTCCGCTGCGATCGATTCTCGATCGAAAGTACAAATTTAACGATGGTGCAGGTCACAAATCATAATTGAAAGGGCCCCCGGGGGCCGCAcgtaaaaacataaaatcttTTACGGTCGAAATATAAATCTTGGAATTAATCATGGCGATGACTGGGCCTTAAACGCACACTTACGTGTTATTAAGCGGATTTGAATTTTATGACTAAATTATCCGAACGATGAATTATAAAAGAAGTACATCATTACACGAAATTGAAGCTGAAAGCTGTTTACCGGTATCGGCGGTCGTCGTGCTTGTTTTTCATGTAGTGAcgattattaatgttttttagaATAACAATTACGATCAATATTTGATTTGCTGCagtataatttaataatttaatgatcgCTGACGCGATTACGTCCTGGGGACAGACGTGTCGCGTGCGACGGTTGCGTTGGTAACGGTTTTGTCACCTGGGAAAACAATGTCACGTGAAAGAATGAGGTTAAGTTTGCGTTGTGTTCGCAGGTGTACAAGAAGAAGACCGAGGCGGCCAAGAAGGAATACCTGAAGGCGCTGGCGGCGTACAGGGCCAGCTTGGTGTCGAAGGGGGCCGGCGAGGGCGAAGGCATGTACGGCAACTACGGCAATTACAGCGGCGGCGGGCCGCAGTACGGCGGCTACACTCCCCAAGGCACCATCCCCTCGCCCCCCATGTCGTCGTCGGCGGCGACGCCCCCCACCCAGCAGCCGCCCATAGGCAAGAAGCCGGCGATGATGTCGAACATGAGCCAGGCGCAGCAGCAGCAGCACCAGAACATGATGCAATCGCCGATGGGCCCTGTCCACATGCAGCACATGCAACAGCAGCAGCAGCACAACAACTACATGCAACAGGTGAGAATCGCGACGCGGCCACCGGGAAAGAGTCAAGTGAGGACGGTTTCAGGTTCCTCAACAGCAGCACATGCCCGTCTCGCCCCAACAACAGCACGCCGTCTCGCCACACATGCAACAGCACGTCAGTCCGCCCCCCATGGTCTCGAGTTCACCCCCCGTTTCGGCGGCGCCCCCGTCGGTGCCGACTTCGGTGGCTCAACAGAACGCGGCGCAGGGGCAGATGAGACCGCCCAACTCATGTATACGGCACGGGTGTCCCAATCCGGCAATAACAAATCCGGAGTGGGAGGACGAGTATTGCAGTAACGAGTGTGTCGTCAGCCATTGCCGGTAAGGCAGGTCCCGGTAACACGACACGGTAGCAAAACCAAACATTTTGTCCCTTTATTTCCTCTTAAATAAAGCGAATCTTATCAACGCAAGGATAACACATCGCAAGTTGTGCAACGCGCATAACCTACGCgtccaataaaataaaataatgaaatttgacaGGCTTACCTTGATTCGTTTCTGCAACGCGCGAGAAAGCACTAGTCGAAACACGGAACGATAATATCTGaagtaaaaagtaaaagaatcgtcgatgaaacaaaaaatggttgcattttttaatgatAACAAACGTTCTTTGAATCAATGGCGGCGATCGTTTGCTGACGTGGCAATGCCAACTTGACGACAAGCGCGGCACAGCATGCTAGATTTTTCGTTTGGACAAGTTTTGTCGGTTTGGCAGCACTGTTCGCACGAGCGGGGGGGAAATGTTTTGCGACCGTGTCGTGTCGAGAATGGACGAGTTGGAGTTTGaggtttgttttaattttgcagGGATGTATTCACAAATTGGGTGGCCGGCAACAAGAACCAATCACAAAATTTCTCGACAGTTAAATAAATAGTAGAGTAGGGATTGTTCGTTGCAAGTTTCGAAGTAAAGCAATACCGACAGGAACAGAATAGAAAAATTTAAGTTTGTAATAAGCGGTCCGAGTGCTGTACTGGTAAAGATGTGTAATAGTGAGAGGAATAGGTTAagattgtaaataaaatgataatcATTTAGAGAGTGAGGTTGTATTGTGGGAGGCAACAGGAGCAATACGATTTCACGAGATAGGTATACAATACAGACATTGTAATCCTAGCATATACACGTTGTAtattattgataattattgAGGAAAATTTGTTAATTCATGCTCTGTAAATGCATGTACCCTTTGGAAAAAATGGTAGTTAGTTATGTCCAAAGTACATAAGAAAATATATAAGAGGAAACTATTTTAGTTCATAGTTAGGTCTTCGTTGTTACGAAACGTTCCCAGCCCTGCGAGCGTGCggatgaatgaatgaatgagGGCGCCACCTAGCGCCCATCTGATCGTGTTCTCTGTTCCTTGTACTGAATTCCACTGATTGATTATTTGATCGGATCTCGGCACGCAGACCCGATCTGACCCATAGTTTGTAGcgtacaattatttttatatcattgACCAATCAAAGTTACGCTTTTTTGTCGATGTATATAAATTGcagttgttattttattgttatcgATGTAATAAGCAATTCGGTTGCGTCAACATCCCTAGTATTAAATACGTGGTGAAGGATGTATATTTGTGAATATTTTGAACGACTTGTTGAGATTCGAACTGTTTGAAGCAGCGACATTGTTGACTCCGTTTTTATTTCCTTCCCGACTGTTTGGGACAGTTTGAACCGTGAGAACTGTACATTACGTCTAggaaaatacatattattacgACATCACGCTTAGTTCTCATTGTTCCTTCGATTGTTCGTGGTTGTTTCGTTCGACTCTTCGCTCTGGACTCTCTCGTTCGCGAATATCAAAAGAATCACGACTCCAATCCTTATCTCTACATGagctttaaaattattaagtaCAATTTATGTTTCACTATTACATTGTAAATACCATATTTTATCCTGACGCACACCTATACTATGTAatcaattaatatttaaaataaatgaatagaTTCTACTCTAACTTTTGTTTTCCTCAACACACCTaggtcacaaaaaaaaacgcccACGCTTCCTAAGAGAATAACCAAATTTAATCATCAATAAAAACGTTACACCCTAGATCGACTCTCCTCCTCCCATCGACATGGGGTTGGGACTCGGCGTCGAACTGACCGAACTCAGCGTCTCCTCCTTCACCCTCTTGCTCGGATCCTTCTCCTTCTTGTCCTTGTCCTTGTTGTGCTTGTGCTCGTGTTTGTGCTTGTGCTTATGCTTGTGTTTCTTCTTGtcctttttcttcttcttcaactTACCGCTGTCAGACTTGTGCTTCGAATCCCCCTCCTTCTTGAACATTCCCGGCTCGAATCCCACCGGACCGCTCTGTCCCATTCCCGGCAGCGACACCGAGTTGTCGGAGAAATACTCCTGTTTGGGGGTGGGTCTCGGGGGCTCGATCTGCATGTCCATCGGCTCGTCCTGCATCACCACCCTTAACCCAAACGAAACAAAACACAACGCAAATTATTACCTTCACTCTGTCGTCGCACGCCACCACCTCCACGTTCATGCACTCCAGGTTGTCGTCGATTATTATGGGGTTGGGGGTGTCTTTCGGGGCCGGCGGGTGTTTCACCTCGGGGGTGGCGAGCTGCTTGGCGGCGTGCGAAGCCGATTTCTTCGCGTCTTGCTTGTGCATGTTCATCATGCCTGCCAGCTCGGGGATGGGGAGGCACACCGGGCGGCGGCTGCCGTACAGGGTGTAGTAGACGTCCACCAAGTCGCAGCGCAGTCTCGTGTCGTGGGACAACATCCCGCTGAAAAAAGAGTAGAGAAGATCGGCGATTTTCAGACCTTCCCACTACCACTAAATCTCAA encodes:
- the LOC138126819 gene encoding TOX high mobility group box family member 4 isoform X3; this encodes MGDQTFHTPSFGDEDFDIPAINPQQQQQQQQQGHTEQQHYQQQPMQGMQQMSQQMNQQQDGMGMHDPTGGYQQPLYLSGPDHGMVNPSYHSPQPNYSMSPSQQQHNNQLLMIQQQQQHQQMMMNHGQPPPGAMSQYGTSPQHPQGRGNSPPAPPGQEPTTSEDSDDSTPHPAMMTAMKRPSPEPADQTLTKTQKKPKVQKKKKKRDPNEPQKPVSAYALFFRDTQAAIKGQNPNASFGEVSKIVASMWDALDSEHKNVYKKKTEAAKKEYLKALAAYRASLVSKGAGEGEGMYGNYGNYSGGGPQYGGYTPQGTIPSPPMSSSAATPPTQQPPIGKKPAMMSNMSQAQQQQHQNMMQSPMGPVHMQHMQQQQQHNNYMQQVPQQQHMPVSPQQQHAVSPHMQQHVSPPPMVSSSPPVSAAPPSVPTSVAQQNAAQGQMRPPNSCIRHGCPNPAITNPEWEDEYCSNECVVSHCRDVFTNWVAGNKNQSQNFSTVK
- the LOC138126819 gene encoding TOX high mobility group box family member 4 isoform X1 — its product is MEATYCVGSDVDVCRMFDQYLYKRSENVDLSLSIPQTNFQSNGYDMGDQTFHTPSFGDEDFDIPAINPQQQQQQQQQGHTEQQHYQQQPMQGMQQMSQQMNQQQDGMGMHDPTGGYQQPLYLSGPDHGMVNPSYHSPQPNYSMSPSQQQHNNQLLMIQQQQQHQQMMMNHGQPPPGAMSQYGTSPQHPQGRGNSPPAPPGQEPTTSEDSDDSTPHPAMMTAMKRPSPEPADQTLTKTQKKPKVQKKKKKRDPNEPQKPVSAYALFFRDTQAAIKGQNPNASFGEVSKIVASMWDALDSEHKNVYKKKTEAAKKEYLKALAAYRASLVSKGAGEGEGMYGNYGNYSGGGPQYGGYTPQGTIPSPPMSSSAATPPTQQPPIGKKPAMMSNMSQAQQQQHQNMMQSPMGPVHMQHMQQQQQHNNYMQQVPQQQHMPVSPQQQHAVSPHMQQHVSPPPMVSSSPPVSAAPPSVPTSVAQQNAAQGQMRPPNSCIRHGCPNPAITNPEWEDEYCSNECVVSHCRDVFTNWVAGNKNQSQNFSTVK
- the LOC138126819 gene encoding TOX high mobility group box family member 4 isoform X2, which translates into the protein MEATYCVGSDVDVCRMFDQYLYKRSENVDLSLSIPQTNFQSNGYDMGDQTFHTPSFGDEDFDIPAINPQQQQQQQQQGHTEQQHYQQQPMQGMQQMSQQMNQQQDGMGMHDPTGGYQQPLYLSGPDHGMVNPSYHSPQPNYSMSPSQQQHNNQLLMIQQQQQHQQMMMNHGQPPPGAMSQYGTSPQHPQGRGNSPPAPPGQEPTTSEDSDDSTPHPAMMTAMKRPSPEPADQTLTKTQKKPKVQKKKKKRDPNEPQKPVSAYALFFRDTQAAIKGQNPNASFGEVSKIVASMWDALDSEHKNVYKKKTEAAKKEYLKALAAYRASLVSKGAGEGEGMYGNYGNYSGGGPQYGGYTPQGTIPSPPMSSSAATPPTQQPPIGKKPAMMSNMSQAQQQQHQNMMQSPMGPVHMQHMQQQQQHNNYMQQQHMPVSPQQQHAVSPHMQQHVSPPPMVSSSPPVSAAPPSVPTSVAQQNAAQGQMRPPNSCIRHGCPNPAITNPEWEDEYCSNECVVSHCRDVFTNWVAGNKNQSQNFSTVK